From the Haladaptatus sp. DJG-WS-42 genome, the window CCAGGTATGTCACATCTCTTCGATCCGCTCACGATCCGAAAAACCACTGCCCGAAACCGAATCATGGTGTCGCCGATGTGCCAATATTCCGCTGACGGAGACGGTCTCGCAACCGACTGGCATATGGTGCACCTCGGAAGCCGCGCGACCGGCGGCGCAGGTATCGTCATGTCAGAAGCAACCGCCATCTCCCCTGTGGGTCGCATTTCACCGGACGACCTCGGTCTCTGGAGTGACGCACACGCAGCCGCGCTCGCGCCCGTCACCCAGTTCATCCGGTCACAGGGTGCGGTTCCCGCCATCCAACTCGCTCACGCCGGACGAAAAGGGAGCCACGCCCCGCCGTTCGAGGGTGGGAACGGCCTCCAACCCGACGACGGCGGGTGGGAGACGCTCGCGCCGAGCGGCCCGTATCCACGCGACGATGCGCCGCGTACCCGTGAGATGACGGCTGACGACATCGAGGACGTGAAAGCGCAGTTCGCAACCTCCGCAAAACTCGCCCTCGATGCCGGGTTCGACATCGCGGAAGTCCACTCAGCGCACGGCTACCTTCTCCACGAGTTCTTCTCCCCCGCGAGCAACCAGCGCGAGGACGAGTACGGCGGGAGTTTCGAGAATCGGGTTCGCCTCACCCGCGAGGTGACCCGCGCCGTCCGCGAGGTGTGGCCTGACGACAAGCCACTGTTCGTGCGCATCTCCGCGACCGACTGGCTCCCTGAGCGTGACTCGTGGACGCTCGACGACTCGGTGCGTCTCGCGCCGTTGCTCGCCGCAGACGGCGCAGACCTCATCGACGTGAGCGCGGGCGGCCTCCACCCCGACCAACAAATCCCCCAGACCGGCCCGAACTATCAGGTGCCGTTCGCAGAGCGCGTTGGCGAAGCCACCGACACGCTCGTCGGCGCGGTTGGCGGGATTACGGACGCAAAGCAAGCAGACGCCCTCATCAGAAACGGGCGGGCAGACCTCGCCATCATCGGCCGAGAACACCTCCGTGACCCGTACTTCGCGCTGCACGCCGCAGAAGAACTCGGCGAGGAAGCCGACTGGCCGAAACAGTACCGCCGCGCCGTCTGAGCACAACAACACAGAAAGCCCCGGCCAGTGTTCTCTCGGTTGTGAGACAAACCCCAGAAGAGCGAACTGAAGAGCGACTCGACACGCTTCGCTCGCTGAGCACGCTACTCGACAACTCGGTTCGTGTCCCGGGGACGAACTACCGCATCGGGCTTGACCCAATCGTCGGCATGCTCCCCGTCGCAGGCGAC encodes:
- a CDS encoding NADH:flavin oxidoreductase/NADH oxidase codes for the protein MSHLFDPLTIRKTTARNRIMVSPMCQYSADGDGLATDWHMVHLGSRATGGAGIVMSEATAISPVGRISPDDLGLWSDAHAAALAPVTQFIRSQGAVPAIQLAHAGRKGSHAPPFEGGNGLQPDDGGWETLAPSGPYPRDDAPRTREMTADDIEDVKAQFATSAKLALDAGFDIAEVHSAHGYLLHEFFSPASNQREDEYGGSFENRVRLTREVTRAVREVWPDDKPLFVRISATDWLPERDSWTLDDSVRLAPLLAADGADLIDVSAGGLHPDQQIPQTGPNYQVPFAERVGEATDTLVGAVGGITDAKQADALIRNGRADLAIIGREHLRDPYFALHAAEELGEEADWPKQYRRAV